The following DNA comes from Erythrolamprus reginae isolate rEryReg1 chromosome 8, rEryReg1.hap1, whole genome shotgun sequence.
GTAAGAGAATACACTATATTATATTGCTGTGTGCAAAATTGTATATGTATCTGCTGTGTGCGAATAAGAGAATAtattatattgctgtgtgctaataagatAATacactatattgctgtgtgcaaAATAGTTTATGTACCTGCTGCGTTCAAATAAGAGAATAtattatattgctgtgtgctaacaTTGCTATGTGCTAAATGATATGGAACTGTGTATatgctcggagaggggcgacatacaaatctaattaataataataataataataataataataataataataatggattgtCCGCTCCCAATGGCCTTTTTGAGGAGGGTCCCTGGGGGCCGTGAATACTACCATCTGTCACGGCCGAATAGTGTTGATTGGATAGGTATGTATctttggttgattggattgctgtggaggattttattgtttttattaatttaatgtttCAGTATTaattttgacttcttttattattgcattttattgtgtattatattgctgtaagctgccctgagtcctacgggaccgggaggcatagaagtcaaataaattaaattaaattagattaaattaaattcccaACAACAACCTACCGGGATCGGTAGCGGAGGCAATGGCACCGAAAAACAGGCAGTCGGTAAAATAGAAGTCTCCGCCAAGCTGCCCCATCACTTTCATCAGCGCAACGCAGCCGTACATGATGGATCTGTAGGACACAAAAGAGGGTTGGCATCGTGGTCACCCTGGCAAGCTGGACCTCAGTCCAGGCAGTCCTCCCTTTAGggtagggcattgcattatgggtgtgggcacccgagccaaagaaaggttcaccatcacttcccTACACTGTTTCAGACAAATGTCTGTCCCGTCTCTGCTTTAAAAAACCTAGATGGACCCACTAAACCCACTAAAATTAGTCACAATTAAGACTAACCAACCATAGTTCATTCTGTATGTTCAATTCTGTGCAATCTGCCATGGAGCAAAAACTTATCGTGGGCACAATAGACAAGAAGGAGAATCACAGAACTCGGGAAAACAGGATTTGTTTACCGACGTAGCCAAACCAGCCTGGGATTGTTTTagcttctcatttttaaaaatgcaatgagGCCTTGTTCTTGTTTGTTCTGTTGTGATTTAGACTGTGCCTGATTTAATGGCTGATGCTTATTGCCTTATTGTTGTCATGGTTTTAACCTCTGGCATTGCAGCTGCTTTGCAGAGATCTGTTGATTAGGTAATAGGCAAAGGATGTAAACAAGGAATAATTTTTAGAAGCAGAAGGGGAAGGAATTCTCACCCTATCATTAAACAGGAAATTGCTGTTCCAAGAAATGCATAGGCTAAAATGGATCCAAGGTTTCGGAAGAAGTGACgcttgaaaagagagagagagggagaaagactcTGGTTACTTTAATATGCTAAGAATGACTGACACAAAATGACATGGCAATTTTTCTCAAAGTCCCACTGAACCCTCCCTAAACATACAATTATCTCAGGCAAATAACAGCACGATCCACTTAAAATGCCTTTCCAACTTAGATGTTTTACAAGCACACAATTACATTTCCCCCCtaacatggtgtgtgtgtgtgtgtgtgtgtgcgtgtgttaatTAACATTAGGGCAGATAGCCCTGCCTGTAGGCACTTGATGCCTGGTTACAAATGACCGATTTTGCAAAGATCAGAGGCACATTTGGTCTGgaggaaaaatatttcacaacacaaatatttttattgcgCAATTTTATCTTTCAGGCAGAAATTCTGTtctggtggtattattattattatagaaacatagaagactgacggcagaaaaagacctcatgatccatctagtctgcccttatactattttctgtattttatcttaggatggatctatgtttatcccaggcatgtttaaattcagttactgtggatttaccaaccacgtctgttggaagtttgttccaaggatctactactcttttagtgaaataatattttctcatgttgcttttgatctttcccccaactaacttcagattgtgtcctcttgttcttgtgttcactttcctattaaaaacacttccttcctgaaccttatttaaccctttaacctgtttaaatatttcgatcctgtccccccttttccttctgtcctccagactatacagatagagttcattaagtctttcctgataggttacAAGAGAAGGCAATGAAAGGTTTGGATTGCAAAGGATACAACTCAaaggatttattttccctttttacaAATGTACTGGCCTACATTGTTACAGGTACCGGAAAAATTGTGTATATAAAAGATTATTTCTCCTGTTTCCAACTATTGGAAAGTAGAACCTTAAGGCATTAAATGAGCTGACGTCATCCAAAACAGACCGAAGTTGTGGTCAAAGACAACAGAGAAACAGGTGGATGGTGTCTGCTTTATGTTCTTATCAACAGGTGTGTTGCTACCCTGGATAATTTTAAAGAGAGTTAAAAGGCACAGACACCTACCCGTTTTAAACTATATCCAGCATAAAATATAATCGGAGGGAGCAAGATATTGAAGAAGACTTCAGGATCAAAAGTTACCTGTAGGGATATTAAAAGACAGAATCAAAGCATGACAAAAGGTCCAACTTCCATTGAAGTGGAGAGTAAAACttatcatataataataataataataataataataataataataatagggcggctaacaacaataataaacacaacatgtacagtccaataataaaaaacaactaaaaacccctattataaaaccaaacatacacacaaacataccatgcatgacttgtaatggcctagggggaagagctatctcaactcccccatgcctggtggtataaatgagtcttgagtagtttacgaagcaCATTTTCATTAAGAAAAACAAGAACCGTGCCACCTTTTAGCACAACAGTTCTGCGTTCCACAATTTTCAACTTCACAACCAGGAGATGTTAGTTGACTTCACACCCACAAAGCTTCCAGAATCGAAACAAGACAGCCTGTGTTGGCACTCACTGCGTTGTGGGTCTGGGGTGCACAACACAGCAGAATAATATGTCTGCCCCCCAAAAGATCTGATGAATATGGGAAGGATGCACTTTTTATTTGGCCATGGAAGGGCAGGACTGAGGTGAGTTTGCCTCATTAAATTTCTTGAATAATTATAAATGGCTGACCGCACACAACTTGGTGCCAGTTTGCCTCTTCAAATGGCCAGACCCACCCAAAGTGGCAGGTTGCAGCAACTCACATTTAGACTTAAAGCAAGGTGTGTACCCAGCCATAAAGGATTTCTAGAGTAGGCAAAGCAgaaaagtttaataataataacaacaacaacatagaaacatagaagactgatggcagaaaaagacctcatgatccatctagtctgcccttatactatttacaatggatctatgtttatcccaggcatgtttaaattcagttactgtggatttatctaccacgtctgctggaagtttgttccaaggatctactactctttcagtaaaataatattttctcatgttgcttttgatctttcccccaactaacgtcagattgtgtccccttgttcttgtgttcactttcctattgaacaacaacagagttggaagggaccttggaggtcttctagtccaaccccctgcttaggcaggaaaccctacactactttagataggtggttatccaacattttcttaaaaacttccagtgttggagcattctcaacttctggaggcaagctgttccactgattaattgttctgactgtcaggaatttctccttagttctaagttgcttctctccttatttagtttccacccattgcttcttgttctaccttcaggtgctttggagaataggttgactccttcttctttggggcaacccctgagatactggaacactgctatcatgtctcccctggtctttcttttcattaaactagccatgcccagttcctgcaaccgttcttcgtatgttttagcctccagtcccttaatcatctttactgctcttctctgcactctttctagaatctcaacatcctttttgcatcgtggcgaccaaaactgaatgcaggattccaagcgTAGCCTTaacaaggctttataaagtggtattaacacagtTTGAGTAACAGCAATCGGCCCAGAGAAGAATGAGCAGAGATGCTTTCAAAAActcttttaagttttatttttcccCAGACTCTTCTAGAAACCTGGGGCAAAactatggcatcagaccagaatatctccgggaccgccttctgctgcacgaatcccagtgaccagttaggtcccacagagttggccttctccgggtcccgtcgactaaacaatgttgtttggtgggacccaggggaagagccttctctgtggcggccccgaccctctggaaccagctccccctggagattagaactgcccccaccctccttgcctttcgtaaactccttaagacccacctctgctgtcaggcatgggggaactgagacatcacccctgggcctatacagtttaaacatggtatgtttgtgtatatgttttcttttaataatggggtttttggtgttttttaaattattagatttgtttttacattgtctttgatattgctgtgagccgccccgagtttacggagaggggcggcatacaaatctaataaataataataaaaatttcaacctatattgtttatttacattGTTTAAGAAACACAATAAcgatattaagaaatatatgtgCTATGATCTATAATGTATGATGTACAATGTTACTACTTTTCCTAATTTCCTGATTGTGTATCCCCTTTCCccacctctccctttttttccttctgttcatcctttccttccccccttatttccctttttctctttctttgtatttataaataaagtacggtatatttaaaaataaaataaaatttcaaccTAGAACCTTTTATCTAAACAGGGGGAAAAGTGAATTGGGAAACATGAGGTTTTACCTTCCGCAACATCTCATTATCTTGAACATTATTGAGTTCGTGGGAACTGATTTCCCCCTTCAGGGTATACTCATAAAACTTCCCGCTCAGGTTGACCAGCAAAGTAGCCGGGCTCGTTTGCATCGGGCAGCTTAGAGTCACGTTGTTGATATCACTGGGAATATGGATGCCGTAACGAAGGATGACCCCCACCAGGACTCCTGGAAGAAACACAGAGGACTTCAGGCTTGCTTGGTTTCTAAAGTAATCTGGAGAGGTTCAGAATTCAAATCTATACATTCTTAGTAGCTTTCTTTCACCGACTATCGGAAGAGAACTCCTCCAGCAAAATCGGGGTAAACAGAAGAATCAAGCGGTGCCTAAACTGAATAAATTCAACCCCTCAAATCATGCAGAGCCTTGTAAATAATTCAGAATTACACTGCTCGTGAATGACACAAACAGCCTGACATGCCCTGAATGTTTCCTcgatgttattttaaaaatctgggtGCAAAACAGAGTGGCAGAAATGAGggtaggaagagaagaaaatgtcGAACATTCAAACTCCCGGATGAATTATGGTGCACAAATCGGACCATAAAGATATGAAGGATTCCAAGAGATCActaatccaggggtaggcaaagctggctcttctatgacttgtggacttcaattcccagaattcctgagccaatcatgctagctcaggaatgctgggagctgaagtccacatgtgctagaagagccaactttgcctaccactgacCTAATCCAACCcccatccatttaaaaaaaaatctaattctgTAATGCAactgtaatgcaacttaaaatagGCATGTTCTCCTCTGTCGGTTTCAGAAGAAAAGCAGATAAATTTAAActtgaaacttttcttttatgtccgtTGAGCTTCAGTAAGTTTTTACTCCACTTCAGCTTCAGTAAGTTTCCCAGCACAGTTAGCTTCAGTTAAGAAGAAATGGCAGGCAATCTCTTGAGCAACTTCTAAAAGATTTGCCAGGACACCTTGCAGAGAAAAATCCAAGATGTGTACTTGTATTACAGGGATCTGCcttgctggggggaaaaaacaggtcAATCCAGACTCTTGGATTCAAATAGCTAATCAATAGGGCAGGAGTCCTGTTCACACCCAACACTCTAAAACGTAGTTTGTTAACATAAAGACAGAGGTGTGCTGCTATTGTGGAAGGGTGAGgggtgcttatttgacccctatgactatcattgttgtactttatgattcttgacaaatgtatattttcttttacgtacactgagattccttgtgtgtccaatcacacttggccaataaaaaattctattccgtactattctctcttttgttttatgtacattgagagcatctgcactgaagacaaattccttgtgtgtccaatcaaacatGAAGaatgttctattctgttccattctagtctaatttactattctattccaatttactattctattctactcttctcttatttctattctatcttttatgtccactgagagcatatgtaccaaagacaaattccttctgtgtccaatcccgcttggccaatacagaattctattctattctttcctattctttctctttcacttcccttccattctctcattctattctattctaatgtctcttttcttttatgtccactgagagcatctgccccaaagacaaatcccttgtgtctcccatcccacttggccaatacagactCCTATTCCTCCCCCCGGACCCCCTGGCTGGGGGGAGATGGGCTTCCCGGGAGGGAGGGGCcgggcaggggatgatgggccgGGTGGTCGCCCGCCCGCTCACCGTAGATCATGGCCAGCCCGGTCTCGTGGAGGAAGCGGGCGCGGCGGTGCTTGAAGAGCCAGATGGTGAGGATGGTGAGGGTCAGCAGGAGGATGAAGACCAGCAGGTTGGCGCTGTCCTGGCGGTGGCTGGCCTCGGCCGCCTTCTCGGCGCCCAGCTCTTCCTCCAGGCCGCCCGGCCGACGCCCGCCCGCCCCGGGGCCCGGGTCCAGGcccagcaccagcaccagcagCGCCGCCATGGCTCCCGACGCCGACCTCCCCCGACTCAGACGCCCATCATCCCCGGCCCGGCGCCCCGCCCCGCCCACACAGCTCCGGCCCTCTCCTCGCCTCACGTCATCGGAACGCGCCTATACGTCATAGGGGCGCGACGCGACGGCCGaggcccctcctcctcctcctttggctcgcgcgctctctctctctgagtcGCGCATGCGCACGCGGCGCCCCTCGGCGGCTTGAGGAGGCGGATGATGGCGGCCGCCTCACTCTGGAAAGGGCTGGTTGGGGTCGGGCTCTTCGCCCTGGCCCACGCGGCCTTCTCCGCCGCGCAGCGTGAGTGAAGGAGGGGGACCCCGACGGGGCGGTTGGGGCCTCTGGGAAGAAGGGGAAAGTCAGTCGCAGCTCCTCGCGGGCCAGTGGCCGAGGGGCCTAGGAtgatgggagttggagtcccGGGAACCCAGCCGGCGGCGGAGGTGCCCGGGAGGATGATGGGAGTTGGAGTTCCGGAGTGGGGGATGGGTCTTTGGAGTAGTGCAAAAGCTCACCACAACTCCCAGTGGtgatgggagttggagtcccAGAGTGGGGGATGGATGAGGGGGGTCCCAGTGGtgatgggagttggagtcccGGAGTGGGGGATGGATGAGGGGGGTCCCAGTGGtgatgggagttggagtcccAGAGTAGGGGATGGATGAGAGGGGTCCCAGTGGtgatgggagttggagtcccAGAGTGGGAGATGGGTGGGGGGACTCCCTTGGAGTGGAGTAAAAGCTCACCGCAACTCCTAATggtgatgggagttgtagtcccagaGTGTGGGATGGATAGGGAGGTCCTTGGAGTGGTGTAAAAGCTCACTGCAACTCCCAGTGGTGGAGTTGTAGTCCCGGAGTGGGgaatggattgggggggggggggcttggagtaaccgagtagttgatgcatggaactcactactagactctgtagtaccatcacctaaccctcaaaactttaccctcagactgtccactgttgacctctcccgattcctaagaggtcagtaagcggtgtgcataagtgcaccagcgtgccttccgtcccctgtcctaatgcttctctcTTACTTTGCCTCCTTGTGTTTCCAACAGATCGTTCCTATATGAGACTAACTGAGAAGGAAGATGAGACGTTGCCTATAGACGTAAGTGGTTCCTGGCCCAAGTCCCAGAGTGGTAGATTGGACCTTGGAGTAGGGTTAGTTCTCAACAGTTGATCCCAGTTTgcattgttaagtgaggcatttgttaagagAGTTTCCCCACCACGTTTGCTGAGTAAACATTGCGGctcttaaattagtaacgtggtcgttaagtgaatctgacgtCCCCATCGACTTCTctcatcagaaggtcacaaaaattaatgggacactgcaaccatcataaatatgagtcacttgtCAGGCATCCCAAATGTAGATCACGAGACCATGGCgatgcaagtgtgaaaaatggccataagtcacttttttcagtgctgttgtaattttggtcTCTAAATAaatttgttgtaagttgaggactctgtAGTCGAAGCAAACGGAGCTCAAGGCCTGAgcaggatttgaactgctggctcCTcgttttctttattggccaattgtagCGCGTGATCTCGGTGGCAGGAATGAAACCGTCCAAATTTGGGACTTTCTTCTGCCTTGAAAGCATCCCTCTAAGTCTCGGAACCCCATGTtgccttaaggcagtgtttcccaaccttggcaacttgaagatatttggacttcaactcccagaattccccagagttgaagtccagatatcttcaagttgccaaggttgggaaacactgccttaagttgCTATTTCGCTCTGGTTCAACTCCCAGAGTAAACAGCCTGAACTTTCTGGCGTTGGCCTGAACATATCTTCCGCCTCCTGATCCTGGTCTCATTGCGTTCTTTCTCCTTGATTTTTTCTCAGTGtttttgattatatttttttttactgactTTGAACTGGTCAGGAGTGCTCAGAGATTGCAAACCATCCGGTGCCTTTGCCATTGAAATCTTTGTAATAGTCTTAATTGCagtaaagtttgtttgttttttctcacGTTTGCACGGAGTGAGCCTCAGAAGGCATTCCGTGTCTCAAACTAGACCTTGGTCTACCCTGTCACCCTTTTTCTAACTTTGCTACTTTTGAGCTCAAAAAAGGAGAACTGCCTTGAATAGGGAACCAAATATACGGAGGCTTCCTGAAAACACCCAGCTGTCGTTTTTTCATCTGTTTATAGATCGTTCTTCAAACTCTGCTGGCCTTTGCGGTTACCTGTTACGGGATTGTCCATATTGCAGGAGAATTTAAAGACATGGACGCTACTTCAGAGCTAAAAAATAAGTATGTCCCTTTTTTTTTCCCTCCTCGATTACTAATTCTGTGTCTTCCGGTTGTTGTTGGGCTATTTCAGGCCAGGTAGGAGGGGACTCTCACTCTTCAGCTCAAAAGGAAAACAAGAGTGTTGTTGGCCAGATGCCATCCAATAATGCCAAGGGAGATAAAAGGCTCTGCTCAGAGAGGAGGGTCATGTGGGGCCTCCTCTTcgtactcccccctcccctcagaATAGTTCTGCCAGGGGAATTGCCTAAGGGAGCTGTATTGCACGGatcacagcgaccagttaggtcccacagagtgggccttctccgggtcccgtcaactaaacaatgttgtttggcgggacccaggggaagagccttctctgtggcggccccggccctctggaaccaactccccacagagattagaattgcccccaccctcctcaactttcgtaagcttctttaaacccacctctgccgtcaggcaagggggaactgagatattctttccccctaggcctctacaatttatgcatgtttgtatgtatgtttggttttataacaaggggtttttttcagttgtttagtattggattgttacatgctgttttttatcactgttgttagccgccccgagtctgcggagaggggcggcatacaaatccaataaatgaattgtAGGGAGTAAATTAACCACGCAATccactaggccagtgtttctcaattcttttctctcctccaactctctgctgggatcattgtttgcaatattcagcacattttttctGAAAAAACCCCAGCAGCTCATcaatgtgattggggtgtaatgtgtttaatttatttggcttcatgctgtctgctgcccacTGTAGTCCGAGTAAAACCAAGCGCTAGATACGCTTCCTCGCCTTGGCTTCTGGgaaacttacgtttgtctcatcatctctctctctctcctcctttcttttcatccccgtTAAATTTTTT
Coding sequences within:
- the MMGT1 gene encoding ER membrane protein complex subunit 5, giving the protein MMAAASLWKGLVGVGLFALAHAAFSAAQHRSYMRLTEKEDETLPIDIVLQTLLAFAVTCYGIVHIAGEFKDMDATSELKNKTFDTLRNHPSFYVFNHRGRALFQSPDTVHSSSSQEALSSSTSLKLRKFEPLHR